The genomic interval CGCGCCTCGCCAGCAGCCTTGCCGACCAGGCGCCGCCGGTCGACGTCGCACGCGTCGCCGCGCTGCGCACCGCGATCGCGGGCGGCGGCTATGGCGTTCATCCGGCGATCATCGCGAGCGCGATGCTCGACTTCCACGGCCGCGGGACCGAATGATGCTGGCGCAGATGGACGAGGTTCAATCGCGGCTCAACGCGCTCGTCGGCGCGCTCGACGGGCACGACGCCGGCGCGATCATCGCCGCGACCGAAGAGCTCGCAACCGCGGTGATCCTGTTTCGCGGCGCGGCCATCCCCGCAGGCAGCGAGCAGCGCGCGCGCGCGCTGATCGGCCAGACGCTGAACCAGCTCGAAGCCGCGGCAGTGCGCGTCAACATATTGAAGAACTGGACGCGTCAGAGGATTGACAAGAGCCACGAAATCCGCGGCACGCGGCCGCGAGGCGCGGCTTTAAGCTACTGATAACCAGATAATTTCCGTGCCATTCGAGAAAGTGGCACGATGATTGCTTTTGGTCTGCTGAACAAGCGGAACCGAAAGCCATGAACGCAATCAACCATCCCCAGGGCGCCCACCGCATCGCCGCACCCGTGCTCGACGCGGTGCAAAGCGCGTCGGCGCGATCGGGAATCGATTTCGACTATCTGTTCGACGTCGCGCGCGTCGAAAGCGGCTATGATCCCGCGGCAAGGGCATCGACCTCGTCGGCGCGCGGCCTCTATCAGTTCACCAAGCAGACCTGGCTCGCGACGCTCGAACGCCACGGCGCCAGCCACGGCCTCGCGTGGGCGGCCGATGCAATCGGCCGCGACGCGTCGGGCCGGCTGAGCGTCGCCGACCCCGTTCTCCGCCAGCAGATCTTCGACCTGCGCGACGATCCGGCGGCGGCGTCGAACATGGCCGCCGCGCTGACCGGCGACAATCGCGCCTATCTCGAAAGCCGGATCGGCCGCGGCGCCGAGCCCGTCGACCTCTATCTCGCGCATTTCCTCGGGAGCGGCGGCGCCGCCAAATTCCTGACGGCGCTCGAAGCGAATCCCGACCAGCCCGGCGCGTCGATGCTGCCCGAGGCGGCGGCCGCCAACCGCTCGGTCTTCTACGCCGCCGATGGCAGCATGCGCAGCCTCGCCGAGATCCGCGACCGCTTTCGCGTGAAGCTCGAAGAGGGCGGCAAGATCGAGAATATGAAGCCCTTCGCCCCCTCGAGCTGGCACGTGCAGGCGAGCAGTTCGAGCGGATTGGCGGGCGCCACCGGCGGAGGACGTCCGCCGCTTCAGATGATGGATATCCAGCCCATGCCCAAAAAGCTCTCGATGGGCTTTGCCGCCGATGCCTATCGGCGGCTCGCGTCGCTTTCGGGAGGCGCGGCATGACCGCGGGCTTCAACCTCCGCAATTTCGCGCGCTTCGCGAGCGTCTCGGCACTGCCGGCGGGGATGCTGATCCTCGTCGCGCTGATGGTGATCCCGGTCTCGCCGCTGATCCTCGACATCAGCTTCGTCGCCAACATCATGATCAGCCTGCTGATCCTGATGGTCGCGCTGCAGGCGTCGAAACCGCTCGATTTCTCGGCCTTCCCGACCGTGTTGCTGCTCGCGACCCTGTTCCGCCTCGCGTTGAACGTCGCCTCGACGCGCGTCGTGCTCGTCCATGGTCATGAGGGGACCGCCTCGGCGGGCCATGTCATCGAAGCCTTCGGCCAGGTGCTGATCGGCGGCGACTATGTCGTCGGCCTGTTCGTCTTCGTCGTGCTGATGATCATCAACCTGATCGTGATCACCAAGGGCGCGGGCCGCGTGTCCGAAGTGTCGGCGCGCTTCACGCTCGACGCGCTCCCCGGCAAGCAGATGGCGATCGACGCCGACCTCAACGCCGGGCTGCTCACGCCCGAAGAGGCCAAGGCGCGCCGCGTCGAGGTCGGCACCGAGGCCGATTTCTACGGCTCGATGGACGGCGCCTCGAAATTCGTGAAGGGCGACGCGGTCGCGGGCCTGCTCATCCTGTTCGTCAATATCGTCGGCGGGCTGATCCTCGGCATGTTCAGCCACGGGCTCAGCCTTTCCGAGGCGGGCAGCACCTATATCACGCTCGCGATCGGCGACGCGCTCGTCGCGCAGATTCCGGCGCTGCTGCTGTCGATCGCCGCCGCCGCGATCGTCACCCGCGTCGCCTCGCCCTTCGACCTCAGCGGCCAGATCGGCAGCCAGTTCTCCTCGCCCGTCATCTGGATGGCGGTCGGCGGCATCCTCTTCATCCTCGGCCTCGTCCCCGCGATGCCGCAGATGCTGATCCTGCCCGCCGCCGCGCTGGCGTTCGGCATCGGCTGGCAGCTCCGCCGCGCCGAAGCGGCGGTCGCCGACCTGCCCGAACCCGCCGCCCCCGCGCCCGACCCGTCGCGCATCGAATGGGCCGACGTCAGCGACGCGAGCGCGTGCCAGCTCGAGATCGGCTATGCGCTCGTCACCCTCGTCGACGAACGCAAGGGATCGCCGCTGATGACGCGCATCACCGGCATCCGCCGCCAGCTGTCGAAGGAACTGGGTTTCGTCGTTCCGCCGGTGAAGGTCAGCGACGACCTGTCGCTGCCGGGCAACGTCTATCGCATCTCGGTCGCCGGGGTGATCGTCGGCGAGGATGAGGTCTTCCCCAACGAAATGCTCGCGCTCGATTCGGGCGATCT from uncultured Sphingopyxis sp. carries:
- the flgM gene encoding flagellar biosynthesis anti-sigma factor FlgM produces the protein MSGDSKIGPVGAAGRTVPLRRVASENIAAMRTPAQLQPAQENLPAAKLTRLASSLADQAPPVDVARVAALRTAIAGGGYGVHPAIIASAMLDFHGRGTE
- a CDS encoding transglycosylase SLT domain-containing protein: MNAINHPQGAHRIAAPVLDAVQSASARSGIDFDYLFDVARVESGYDPAARASTSSARGLYQFTKQTWLATLERHGASHGLAWAADAIGRDASGRLSVADPVLRQQIFDLRDDPAAASNMAAALTGDNRAYLESRIGRGAEPVDLYLAHFLGSGGAAKFLTALEANPDQPGASMLPEAAAANRSVFYAADGSMRSLAEIRDRFRVKLEEGGKIENMKPFAPSSWHVQASSSSGLAGATGGGRPPLQMMDIQPMPKKLSMGFAADAYRRLASLSGGAA
- the flhA gene encoding flagellar biosynthesis protein FlhA; this translates as MTAGFNLRNFARFASVSALPAGMLILVALMVIPVSPLILDISFVANIMISLLILMVALQASKPLDFSAFPTVLLLATLFRLALNVASTRVVLVHGHEGTASAGHVIEAFGQVLIGGDYVVGLFVFVVLMIINLIVITKGAGRVSEVSARFTLDALPGKQMAIDADLNAGLLTPEEAKARRVEVGTEADFYGSMDGASKFVKGDAVAGLLILFVNIVGGLILGMFSHGLSLSEAGSTYITLAIGDALVAQIPALLLSIAAAAIVTRVASPFDLSGQIGSQFSSPVIWMAVGGILFILGLVPAMPQMLILPAAALAFGIGWQLRRAEAAVADLPEPAAPAPDPSRIEWADVSDASACQLEIGYALVTLVDERKGSPLMTRITGIRRQLSKELGFVVPPVKVSDDLSLPGNVYRISVAGVIVGEDEVFPNEMLALDSGDLVTKVTGRPCKDPTFGLDALWIPKAMQNDAIAAGYTVVDPATVVATHLNNSIVASAAELFGIDDAQALIDNLKTHYPQLAQNLSPQGYSLPRVASLCKSLLVERVPLRDFRKIAEAMVALSSQQLGEIDLVEAVRQRIGALIVQTIVPSRMPLPVVTFSPEIEMLLNQAVRANPAAEWPFEHGMAMTIIEQVGQAVEPLLLQTRSFALVASPICRSALSRLVRATFPDVAVISYLEIPATKQTEIVATIGAEAPRLAAGPGAPMEDQVHEN